AGTCTGAGGTGACCCCCGCGCCACCATCTGCACTCACGGTGACCTCCATCTGCTCTGGCGGCGGGAGCCGAGGCTTCTGGATGAGATACCCACCTCCGACCAGGAGCAGCACGAGCCCCGCCAGGCCCCCCCAGGCAGTGCCTCTCTCGGAATACCGCCGAGGGCTGGAGACAGGAGTCGCTGGCAGAGGCTCTGCGTGAGAAGCGACGGGCGCAGGGGGGCCACTGGCTTCCTTGCGGATGAGTCGCGATGGGCGGGCGGCGGACGTCAGCTCCTCCGAGGAATCCCTGCGCTCGAAGGGTCGCAGCGCCACCACGGGCTCGACCGTTGGGGGAGGCTGTGGAGACATTCCCTGCAGGGGACCGCTCCGCAACGAACTGTTTGCCAGGCTGCGTGTCACGGGGCTCTCAGTCCCCGCCGTCATCATCGTAACGATCTGCGCGATCTGCGCGGTGCCCATGGGCTTGGCCGTGGACAGGATGAACTCCTCCAGCTCCGCCTGGAAGGAAGCACAGTCCGGGTAGCGCCGCTCGCGCTCCTTCGCGAGGGCGCGCCCCAGGATGCGCTGGAGCGCATCGGGCACATCTTGCCGGCGCTGTGCCACGGGCACATGCGTCTCGAAGAGAATGGCCTGCACCGTGCCAGCCTCCGAGGTGCTCGTGAAGGGCTTGAACCCCGTGAGCAGCTCATAGAGGACGACGCCCAAGGCATACACATCCGCCCGACAGTCCAGCGGCTCATTGCGAAGCTGCTCGGGCGGCATGTACGCCAGCTTGCCTTTGAGCACACCGGTCTGGGTATGGGGGCTCAGCCCTGCGGCCTTGGCGATGCCAAAATCCACCACCTTCACCGAGCCCTGCCGCGACAACAGGATGTTGTCGGGGCTGATGTCACGGTGGATGATATTCAGGGGCTGTCCCAGGACGGGATCCCAAAAGCCATGAGCAAAGGCCAACCCCTCACATGCTGAAGCGACGATGCGAGCGCAGAGCGCGACAGGGAGCGCGAGGCCTACCGCACTGGCATGCTTGATGATCTCCCGGAGGTTGGGGCCGTCGATGTACTCCATGGCGAGGAAGTACGTGCCCTGCGCTTCACCGAAGTCGAAGATCTGGACGATGTTGGGGTGGTTGAGCTGCGCAGCCAGCCGAGCCTCGGTCAGGAACATCTCCACGAACATGGGCTCGGTAGCGAGGTGCGGCAGGATGCGCTTGAGCACCAACAGCTTCTCGAAGCCCAAGGGGCCAGCGGACCTGGCCAGGTACACCTCGGCCATGCCGCCGGTCGCGAGTTTGTGGAGCAGCTGATACTTTCCGACCTGCACGGCGACTCCTCCCAATCCTCATTCGGGTAGCGCGGGCTGGAGGGCCTCCGGGCGCTGACCGGTATTGCGACCTGCATGCCCGCCTGCTGGGCATGCGAGCTACCGCTGTCTCGGGCCTTGGGAAGGAGCCATTTCTACCTTTGCCCCACGCAACGGAGGTGGTCCATGCCAGACGTACAGCTTCCCAGCGCGCGAGATGCGCGCTCTCTTCTTCCTCCCTCCCTGCAGCGCACCGTGCGCCGCTCGCTTTCAAAAGGTCCGGAGGCGGGAATCGCTTCGAAGCCGCTGTTCGGCGTGCTGCCGCTCAAGCGCCTCATCCCTCAGGACATGCACTCCCTGCTCGACTACGCCAACGCCTTCACGGTGGCAGGGGTGGGCCTGAGTTCGAAGTCACCAGCATGCACCGCGGGGATCGCTCTGGGCCTCTCGGTCGCGGGAGTGTCTCTGCTGACCGACTACCGGCTGAGCGTGCGCAAGGCCATTCCCATCGAGGTGCATGAGGTCCTCGACTACGTGTGGGCCATCAGCGCCATCGCCGCGCCCTTCGTGTTCGGCTACGCGCGCCGAGCACCCGTCGCCGCCATCATCCACATCATGAGCGGCGTCAGTACCATCCTCGGCGCCCTCTTCACCGACTACAGGGCGCAGGTGGGAGTCAAGTGGGGCAAGCAAGACCAGCTTCTGGGGCAGTCGCCGCAAGCCGCGATTGGCGCGTAGCATCGCAGGCGTATTCTCTCCCGTGTGCCGCCCGCCACGGTGGCCGGCACACGCGGAGTGCATCTTGCGCCTGCGCGCGTTCCACCCCGCGCCTGCAAGCAAGCCGACCAGCGCCACCCACGGCTGTGCATCCGATGCCGCGCACCCCAGCCCTCCACCGACGGCAGACGCTTGGGGCTTGGCTGGCACCACGCTGAAGGTGACTTGTGATGGGTCCCCTGTGTTGTCCGCCTTGTCCGTCGCATCTACGAGGATCGTGTATGTCCCCGCGGCAAGCTCCTTGGTGAGCTCCCATTGCTCGCTGATGATAGGAGCGCTCCCAAGAAGAGAACTGTCAATTCGCTCGCCCAGGAAGAATCTTACCTGGCCTTCTTTCGCGGCCGTTCCACGAATCGTGAGGAGCCCCACGACCACGGCCCCTTCCTGAGGTGACGTGATGATCGGTGCCGGTGGCGGTGTGATGACGACTTCCCATCTGTAGGGTTCGGGAGTGGGATCGACATTCCCTGCTTGATCTCTCGCACGTATCAACAGGTCGTGCCAACCTTCTACCCTTTTTGTCCCTGCCGTCTTGAGGTTCAATCTCACGGCGCCTGTGCAATCACTGGGATCCTCCTCGGCACACTCCATCATGGCCTGACAATCGACGTATAGAGTCTCATCGAGGCTGCATTCGAACGCTCTGGCACCACTGGGTGATTTGACCACGAAGTCCACAGTCCTCGACCCATGGGAGACGTCAGGCCCTTCGAGGATCTGCGTCTCGGGTGGTTCCGTATCGATCGTAAAAGAGATGTCTTCGGTACGAGGGCTGAGGTTGCCTGCGGCATCGAGCGCCTCGACACTCAAATAATGCGTGCCATTGGGAAATGGTACGGAACTCTCGAGTTCCCACGCCCCAGGCGCAGAGGCATTCTCTCCCGGTTCGACGGACGTACTCCCAACGAACTGTTCGCCCTCCTCGCTGCGGATGTAGACATTGACGGTAGCAAAGGCCTCTCCCGTTCCTGAAACTCGAGGTTTGCTTACATTCACCAGGGCTCCTGCGTGAGGAGATACCACCTGCACTGCTGGAGCCCTCGTGTCGATGATCCAGGTGTATCGCTTCGCAGGATTGCTCGCGTTGCCTGCCAGGTCCACGGCACGCACGTAGAGGTTGTAGCTGCGATCCGCAAGACCGAGCATCTCGTAGGGATTCGGACACTCCGAGAACCTTGAGCCATCGTTGCTGCACTCGTAGCGCTGCGTCTCTTCATCGGAGTCGAACCTGAACAGCACATCCCTGTCTTTTCCCAGCTGAGGTGGCATCGTCACGATATTGACGAGCGGAAGCCTCCTATCCATGAAGAACTTCCTGAGGACAGAGCCCCCACTGACGTTGTCAGCAGCATCCTTGGCCTCGGCGTGAAGGGTGAGCTGACCGTCCTCGAAGACTCCGATATTGACGGAGCGCTCCCAGGTTCCCGCGCCGGAGACACTGGCAAGCCCCTGATACACGCCATTCACGAACACGGAGACACTGCTGAGCGCTTCAGCGCGCCCCGTGACAGAGATGATCGAGAGGTTGGTGTAGCTCCCCTCGAGTGGCTCCTCGATCGAGGGGGGAGCCGGAGCTTCCAGGTCCACATTCCAGGAGTACCCGGCTCCGTCCGTATCCACATTTCCCACCGCATCCCTGGCGCGCACCTGGAAGGTATGACGGCCTTGCCCGAGACCGCTGTAGCTCTTCGGGCTGACGCAGACAGCATCCCAAGCCCCGTCACCCAGCCTGCACTCATAGGTGACCTGCTCCGCGGTATTGCCTGCAACGGAGAAACGAAACGTAGCCGTGGTGCTGTTGGTATCCGCGGGAGGAGTGGAATCAATCTGGGTCTCCGGAGCCGCTGTATCCACGGACCAGTCTCGGCGCTCCACGGTGCCATCCGCATTGTTCGCCCGATCGATCGCGAAGACCTGGAACCAGTGTGGTCCATCGGGCAGGTCCTGGTAGGTCACAGGGGACGTGCATGGCTGGAAGTCTGTCTCTCCAGAGCGGCGACACTTGAACGTGGACCCCACCTCGTTCGAAGTGAAGCTGAAGGCCGCGCTCGTTGAATTGGTGGGCTCCTCGGGTCCTCCGGTAATGGTCGTCACCGGCGAAACACGATCGAGGTTCCACCGTCGATCCGCGGGTGAGGCATCCGCGTTACCAGCCTGGTCCCTCGCCCGCACATCCAGGATATAGGCACCATCGGTAGTCACCGTCACGGTGTAGGGGGTGGAGCACACAGCGAAGCCCTGCTCCACGGTACTGTTGAGCCGGCACTCGTATGTCACTCCTGTCTCATTCGAGCTGAACGAGAACGTGATGCTCGGGGAGTTTGTCCACTCGGGAGTGCCTGGAGTGATCGTGGTTTCTGGCTTCATCGTATCGACGCTCCAGCTGTGTCTCGCCGGGGAAGCATCGACATTGTCTGCCCTATCCTTGGCACGTACCTCCAAGAGGTAAGCACCATCCGCAGGTACTGTGAGGGTATAAGGCGTCGGGCATGGCGCGAAGTCCTGCTCGGCCGTACTGTTCAGCCGGCACTCGTATGTCACTTCTGCCTCCTCCGAGCTGAACTCGAAGGTGGCCGTCGCCGAGGGGCTATACATCTCGGGCCCATCATCGATGGCGGTGGTTGGCGCCACCATGTCCACGGTCCACGAGTGGTCATCCGGGGAGGCATCGACATTGCCTGCCCTGTCCTTGGCACGCACTTTCAGTACATGCGGCCCATTGCTCAAACCGTTGAACACGGGGGGGGTCGGACAGGCCGTGAACGCTGTCTCATCGTCCAGCTGGCACTCGTAGCTCACATTCGGTGCCTCATCCGAGCTGAACTCGAAGGTGGCTGTCGCCGAGGGGCTATACATCTCGGGCCCATCATCGATGGTCGTGCTCGGCGGCAACGTGTCCACGGTCCACGAGTGGTCATCCGGGGAGGCATCCACGTTGTCCGCCAGATCCTTGGCACGCACTTTCAATACATGCGGCCCATTGCTCAAACCGTTGAACACGGGGGGAGTCGGACAGGCCGTGAACGCTGTCTCATCGTCCAGCTGGCACTCGTAGCTCACATTTGGTGCCTCATCCGAGCCAAACTCGAAGGTGGCGCTGGTCGAGGAAACGTGCCCCACCGGCCCCGTCACGGTGGTGGTTGGCGCCACCGTATCCACGGTCCAAGAGTGTTCAGCTGGGGAGGCATCCACGTTGTTCGCCAGGTCCTTGGCACGCACCTTCAGCACATGCGCCCCCTCGTCCAGCCCGCTGAAGACAGGAGGCGTCGGGCACTCCGTGAACGCTGTCTCATCGTCCAGCTGGCACTCGTAGCTCACATTCGGCGCCTCGTTCGAGCTGAACACGAAAGTGGCGCTGGTCGAGGAAACATGCTCCACCGGCCCTGTCACGGTGGTGGTTGGCGCCACCGTATCCACGGTCCAGGGGTGTTCAGCCGGGGAGGCATCCACGTTGTTCGCCCGGTCCTTGGCACGCA
The genomic region above belongs to Hyalangium ruber and contains:
- a CDS encoding Ig-like domain-containing protein, with amino-acid sequence MSYECQLDDETAFTACPAPPVFNELGEGPHVLKVRAKDRADNMDASPAEHSWTVDTLPPSTTIEDGPDTYSSSATATFEFDSDEAPNVSYECQLDDETAFTACPTPPVFNGLSEGLHMLKVRAKDLADNVDASPAEYPWTVDALPPTTTIDDGPEMYSPSATATFEFSSDEAPNVSYECQLDDETAFTACPTPPVFNALDEGPHVLKVRAKDPEGNEDGTPAEHHWTVDTVLPDTSIAGPPSYDSSTSPMFVFMSNETPNVSYECQLDDETAFTECPTPPVFSGLGEGPHVLKVRAKDRADNVDASPAEHPWTVDTVAPTTSVTGPVGHVSSTSASFEFDSNEAPNVSYECQLDDEAAFTECPTPPVFSGLDEGAHVLKVRAKDRANNVDASPAEHPWTVDTVAPTTTVTGPVEHVSSTSATFVFSSNEAPNVSYECQLDDETAFTECPTPPVFSGLDEGAHVLKVRAKDLANNVDASPAEHSWTVDTVAPTTTVTGPVGHVSSTSATFEFGSDEAPNVSYECQLDDETAFTACPTPPVFNGLSNGPHVLKVRAKDLADNVDASPDDHSWTVDTLPPSTTIDDGPEMYSPSATATFEFSSDEAPNVSYECQLDDETAFTACPTPPVFNGLSNGPHVLKVRAKDRAGNVDASPDDHSWTVDMVAPTTAIDDGPEMYSPSATATFEFSSEEAEVTYECRLNSTAEQDFAPCPTPYTLTVPADGAYLLEVRAKDRADNVDASPARHSWSVDTMKPETTITPGTPEWTNSPSITFSFSSNETGVTYECRLNSTVEQGFAVCSTPYTVTVTTDGAYILDVRARDQAGNADASPADRRWNLDRVSPVTTITGGPEEPTNSTSAAFSFTSNEVGSTFKCRRSGETDFQPCTSPVTYQDLPDGPHWFQVFAIDRANNADGTVERRDWSVDTAAPETQIDSTPPADTNSTTATFRFSVAGNTAEQVTYECRLGDGAWDAVCVSPKSYSGLGQGRHTFQVRARDAVGNVDTDGAGYSWNVDLEAPAPPSIEEPLEGSYTNLSIISVTGRAEALSSVSVFVNGVYQGLASVSGAGTWERSVNIGVFEDGQLTLHAEAKDAADNVSGGSVLRKFFMDRRLPLVNIVTMPPQLGKDRDVLFRFDSDEETQRYECSNDGSRFSECPNPYEMLGLADRSYNLYVRAVDLAGNASNPAKRYTWIIDTRAPAVQVVSPHAGALVNVSKPRVSGTGEAFATVNVYIRSEEGEQFVGSTSVEPGENASAPGAWELESSVPFPNGTHYLSVEALDAAGNLSPRTEDISFTIDTEPPETQILEGPDVSHGSRTVDFVVKSPSGARAFECSLDETLYVDCQAMMECAEEDPSDCTGAVRLNLKTAGTKRVEGWHDLLIRARDQAGNVDPTPEPYRWEVVITPPPAPIITSPQEGAVVVGLLTIRGTAAKEGQVRFFLGERIDSSLLGSAPIISEQWELTKELAAGTYTILVDATDKADNTGDPSQVTFSVVPAKPQASAVGGGLGCAASDAQPWVALVGLLAGAGWNARRRKMHSACAGHRGGRHTGENTPAMLRANRGLRRLPQKLVLLAPLDSHLRPVVGEEGAEDGTDAAHDVDDGGDGCSARVAEHEGRGDGADGPHVVEDLMHLDGNGLAHAQPVVGQQRHSRDREAQSDPRGACW
- a CDS encoding serine/threonine protein kinase translates to MQVGKYQLLHKLATGGMAEVYLARSAGPLGFEKLLVLKRILPHLATEPMFVEMFLTEARLAAQLNHPNIVQIFDFGEAQGTYFLAMEYIDGPNLREIIKHASAVGLALPVALCARIVASACEGLAFAHGFWDPVLGQPLNIIHRDISPDNILLSRQGSVKVVDFGIAKAAGLSPHTQTGVLKGKLAYMPPEQLRNEPLDCRADVYALGVVLYELLTGFKPFTSTSEAGTVQAILFETHVPVAQRRQDVPDALQRILGRALAKERERRYPDCASFQAELEEFILSTAKPMGTAQIAQIVTMMTAGTESPVTRSLANSSLRSGPLQGMSPQPPPTVEPVVALRPFERRDSSEELTSAARPSRLIRKEASGPPAPVASHAEPLPATPVSSPRRYSERGTAWGGLAGLVLLLVGGGYLIQKPRLPPPEQMEVTVSADGGAGVTSDSSSSDAAKDAGPDSPGDLLAVMDAGSTARIVEVVRPPPPPPPPPPPPPGQGILDLRVKPKAELFLNNWQMGETRRRSFPLDPGLYTLKLVNDKLGKEVERQITVTEGKTTRVEVDLSQE